The following coding sequences lie in one Deinococcus aerolatus genomic window:
- a CDS encoding DUF1999 domain-containing protein: MRYRIFTEQDTDALQALDLSVQRHLDPAFDTLPEREREGRISTSLPALKFYERSEHSFVAEEDGQLAGFIFAQSVWQGDKPIVLVRTLSLLPGAPTETAQGLLHATVKSAYDAAVYEVHFPLVPGLEDTARAEEAVALGAYAVRHLGSRLETSPGQRLGSHGNAASHPAGGGGIFGPPDAGDTA; this comes from the coding sequence ATGCGTTACCGGATTTTCACCGAACAGGACACCGACGCGCTTCAGGCGCTGGATCTGAGTGTGCAGCGGCACCTGGACCCCGCCTTCGATACCCTGCCTGAACGCGAGCGCGAGGGCCGCATCAGCACCAGCCTGCCCGCGCTGAAGTTCTACGAGCGCAGCGAGCATTCCTTTGTGGCCGAGGAAGACGGTCAGCTGGCGGGATTCATCTTCGCGCAGTCGGTGTGGCAGGGCGACAAGCCCATCGTGCTGGTGCGGACCCTGAGCCTGTTGCCCGGTGCGCCCACGGAGACCGCCCAGGGCCTGCTGCACGCCACGGTCAAGAGCGCCTACGACGCCGCCGTCTACGAGGTGCATTTTCCGCTGGTGCCGGGTCTGGAAGACACCGCACGCGCCGAGGAAGCGGTCGCCCTCGGGGCCTACGCGGTGCGGCACCTGGGCAGCCGCCTGGAGACTTCACCGGGTCAGCGGCTGGGCAGCCACGGCAACGCCGCGTCACACCCTGCTGGGGGTGGTGGGATTTTCGGCCCGCCGGACGCAGGGGACACCGCATAA
- a CDS encoding heavy-metal-associated domain-containing protein, with the protein MNTSATRVLLGVRGMSRDAGQTVAAALAALPGVSRATPDDGQIEVHYDPTQLTIMDLVRAVRGQGFLAGML; encoded by the coding sequence ATGAACACTTCCGCCACCCGTGTGCTGCTGGGCGTCCGCGGCATGTCCCGTGACGCAGGGCAGACGGTTGCCGCCGCCCTGGCCGCCCTGCCCGGCGTGTCGAGGGCCACCCCCGACGACGGCCAGATCGAGGTGCATTACGATCCCACGCAACTGACCATCATGGATCTGGTGCGTGCAGTGCGCGGTCAGGGTTTCCTGGCCGGAATGCTGTAG
- a CDS encoding DUF503 domain-containing protein, translating into MALGYVGVLTMRLEMPWVGNLKEKRALVRPVVERLKARFPLTVARLDGLDAHDWEVIGVATISNDYGWVKETLKMAADYIASEGPYRVASEDTEITVIGEGDLEEEELAD; encoded by the coding sequence GTGGCGCTGGGGTACGTCGGAGTGCTGACCATGCGGCTGGAAATGCCGTGGGTGGGCAACCTCAAGGAGAAACGCGCCTTGGTGCGCCCGGTTGTCGAGCGCCTGAAGGCCCGCTTTCCCCTGACCGTGGCCCGCCTGGACGGGCTGGACGCCCATGACTGGGAAGTGATCGGCGTGGCCACCATCAGCAACGACTACGGCTGGGTCAAGGAAACCCTGAAGATGGCCGCCGACTACATTGCCAGCGAGGGGCCGTACCGCGTGGCCTCGGAGGACACCGAGATCACGGTGATCGGCGAGGGCGATCTGGAAGAGGAAGAGCTGGCGGACTGA
- a CDS encoding SH3 domain-containing protein, whose amino-acid sequence MQLKRWATFLLAVVSTALAYPGSVPASARLHAQASSTSPLLATLPAKASLDILSCTATWCEVTAQGKTGWLERPRVKARYGRCTELSKVGLFDIKKTEASYTPGLDRDKDGVGCNRVR is encoded by the coding sequence ATGCAACTGAAACGCTGGGCCACTTTTCTGCTTGCCGTCGTCTCGACGGCCCTGGCCTACCCAGGAAGTGTCCCCGCATCCGCCCGCCTGCACGCGCAGGCCAGCTCCACCAGCCCGTTGCTTGCGACGTTGCCCGCCAAAGCCAGCCTGGACATCCTTTCCTGTACGGCCACGTGGTGCGAAGTCACCGCTCAGGGCAAGACGGGCTGGTTGGAGCGCCCACGGGTCAAGGCCAGGTATGGACGCTGCACTGAGCTGAGCAAAGTCGGCCTGTTCGACATCAAGAAGACTGAGGCCAGTTATACGCCAGGGTTGGACCGGGACAAGGATGGAGTCGGCTGCAACAGGGTCAGATAA
- the purB gene encoding adenylosuccinate lyase, with protein sequence MIERYLTPEMKTLWSEASKYRAWLRVELAAMDAQASQGEVPREAHTALLEQTGADPIDEAFAARVAEIEAVTRHDIVAFTRALSERYGDEARFIHHGLTSTDVVDTAQNLLLDEALGLILDDAGALREVCRTQALAYKHTPTVGRTHGIHAEPMTFGLKFLNWMAALDRDLERLAAARRRIQVVMLSGSVGTYAHVSPQVEVEVARAWGWEAAPVTNQTLARDRHAEVLAALAIFGTTLEKIAVEIRHLQRSEVREAMEPFGKGQTGSSSMPHKKNPILTENVTGFARLLRGFLTTGLENVALWHERDISHSSAERVILPDATAAASYATRRLTGVLRDLVVFPERMLKNMNDLGGLVFSQRVLHALIDEKGMSREAAYDLVQRHALKSWETGEGLRELLAADAECPLNAAELDGAFDLAWYLRHVDDIYVRFGM encoded by the coding sequence GTGATCGAACGTTACCTGACGCCCGAAATGAAGACCCTCTGGTCCGAGGCCAGCAAGTACCGCGCGTGGCTGCGCGTGGAACTTGCTGCGATGGACGCCCAGGCCAGTCAGGGCGAGGTGCCGCGCGAGGCCCACACGGCGCTGCTGGAGCAGACGGGGGCCGATCCCATTGACGAGGCTTTCGCCGCCCGCGTGGCTGAGATTGAGGCCGTTACCCGCCACGACATCGTGGCGTTTACCCGCGCCCTGAGCGAGCGCTACGGTGACGAGGCCCGCTTTATCCACCATGGCCTGACCAGCACCGACGTGGTGGACACCGCCCAGAACCTGCTGCTGGATGAGGCCCTGGGCCTGATCCTCGATGATGCGGGTGCGCTGCGTGAGGTCTGCCGCACCCAGGCGCTGGCGTACAAGCACACGCCCACGGTGGGCCGGACCCACGGCATCCATGCCGAGCCCATGACCTTCGGCCTCAAGTTTCTGAACTGGATGGCCGCGCTGGACCGTGACCTGGAGCGCCTGGCGGCAGCCCGCAGGCGCATTCAGGTGGTGATGCTGTCCGGCTCGGTGGGCACCTACGCCCACGTCTCCCCGCAGGTGGAGGTGGAGGTGGCCCGCGCCTGGGGCTGGGAAGCCGCGCCCGTGACCAACCAGACCCTGGCCCGTGACCGCCACGCCGAGGTGCTGGCGGCCCTGGCCATCTTCGGCACCACGCTGGAAAAGATTGCCGTGGAAATTCGCCACCTGCAGCGCTCGGAGGTCCGGGAAGCGATGGAACCCTTCGGCAAGGGACAAACCGGCAGCAGCTCCATGCCGCACAAGAAAAACCCGATCCTGACCGAGAACGTGACCGGCTTTGCCCGGCTGCTGCGCGGTTTCCTGACCACCGGCCTGGAAAACGTGGCCCTGTGGCACGAGCGCGACATCAGCCACTCCAGCGCCGAGCGCGTGATTCTGCCCGACGCCACCGCCGCCGCCAGCTACGCCACCCGCCGCCTGACCGGGGTGCTGCGCGATCTGGTGGTGTTCCCCGAGCGCATGCTGAAGAACATGAACGATCTGGGCGGGCTGGTGTTCAGCCAGCGCGTGCTGCACGCCCTGATTGACGAGAAGGGCATGTCGCGTGAGGCTGCCTACGATCTGGTACAGCGCCACGCCCTGAAAAGCTGGGAAACCGGTGAGGGCCTGCGCGAGTTGCTGGCCGCCGACGCCGAATGCCCGCTGAATGCCGCCGAACTGGACGGGGCCTTCGATCTGGCGTGGTACCTGAGGCACGTGGACGACATCTACGTGCGCTTCGGGATGTAG
- a CDS encoding phage holin family protein produces MGFILRLLVNALALYLLTQVYSGVFFEGGAAVGSVLIAALVMGIVNALIRPVLLLLSLPLTLLTLGLFTLVVNGVVLLLVAAVTALDTAGFGAAIVGALILTVISWLLDAVVGALGLDGRRA; encoded by the coding sequence ATGGGATTTATTCTCCGGCTTCTGGTCAACGCGCTGGCGCTGTATCTGCTGACGCAGGTGTATTCGGGCGTGTTCTTCGAGGGCGGCGCCGCGGTGGGCAGCGTGCTGATCGCCGCGCTGGTGATGGGCATTGTGAACGCGCTGATCCGCCCGGTGCTGCTGCTGCTCTCGCTGCCGCTGACCCTGCTGACGCTGGGCCTATTCACTCTGGTGGTCAACGGCGTGGTGTTGCTGCTGGTGGCGGCGGTCACGGCGCTGGATACGGCGGGTTTCGGCGCGGCCATCGTGGGGGCCCTGATCCTGACCGTCATTTCCTGGCTGCTCGACGCCGTGGTGGGAGCGCTGGGGCTGGACGGCCGGCGTGCCTGA
- the panC gene encoding pantoate--beta-alanine ligase yields MPEVAARVQPQVVRSPEALRSALAGRGRVGLVPTMGYLHDGHATLMRRAREVCDVLVVSIFVNPLQFGPAEDLAAYPRDLERDLGVVEAAGVDVVFMPTSETMYPPAFNTRVVVSGVSEGLDGASRPGHFVGVATVVLKLLNLVRPDVAFFGEKDWQQLTVLRQMVRDLNVPVDVVGLPTVRAPSGLALSSRNSYLSTEQQARAAVLSRALTAVQTAYASGERTAAALRQAGLDVLATEPEVTLDYLSVVGRDMQEREVVDNDSMTRVLVAARMFGVRLIDNMPLGSAHPEANPA; encoded by the coding sequence GTGCCTGAAGTGGCTGCGCGGGTGCAGCCCCAGGTTGTCCGCTCCCCGGAGGCCCTGCGTTCGGCACTGGCCGGACGGGGCCGCGTGGGGCTGGTACCGACCATGGGCTATCTGCACGACGGCCACGCCACCCTGATGCGCCGCGCCCGCGAGGTTTGCGACGTGCTGGTGGTCAGCATCTTCGTCAATCCGTTGCAGTTCGGCCCTGCCGAGGACCTGGCCGCCTACCCCCGTGATCTGGAGCGCGATCTGGGCGTGGTGGAGGCGGCGGGCGTGGACGTGGTGTTCATGCCCACTTCGGAGACCATGTACCCGCCTGCTTTCAATACCCGCGTGGTGGTGTCGGGCGTCAGTGAGGGGCTGGACGGGGCCTCGCGTCCCGGTCACTTCGTCGGGGTGGCGACGGTGGTGCTCAAGCTGCTGAATCTGGTGCGCCCGGACGTGGCTTTTTTCGGCGAGAAGGACTGGCAGCAGCTGACCGTGCTGCGCCAGATGGTCCGTGACCTGAACGTGCCGGTGGACGTGGTGGGGCTGCCCACCGTGCGCGCGCCCTCGGGGCTGGCCCTCAGCAGCCGCAACAGCTACCTGAGCACGGAGCAGCAGGCGCGGGCCGCCGTGCTGTCGCGCGCTCTGACGGCGGTGCAGACCGCGTATGCCAGCGGCGAGCGGACGGCTGCGGCGCTGCGCCAGGCTGGGCTGGACGTGCTGGCCACCGAGCCCGAGGTCACGCTGGATTACCTGAGCGTCGTGGGCCGTGACATGCAGGAAAGAGAGGTTGTGGACAATGATTCCATGACCCGTGTGCTGGTGGCGGCCCGAATGTTCGGCGTCCGGCTGATCGACAACATGCCGCTGGGTTCGGCCCACCCGGAGGCGAATCCCGCGTGA
- a CDS encoding type IV pilus twitching motility protein PilT, producing MTLDELLQEMVGRRASDIHLHAGSPPMGRVDGHLVAFGAQALMPPDTALLAQALMSAEQWDDFAYRNELDLAYGVSGLGRFRCNIFRQRGSVGIVMRVVTDAVPGFESLGLPAGVLQGLAEAPRGLILVTGPTGSGKSTTLASLIDHINCTFASNVITVEDPIEILHRNKKSIVVQREIGTDTRDFRTALKYAMRQDPDVIMIGEMRDKETVEAALSAAQTGHLVLSTLHTQDAVRSVNRIIDFFAPYERAQVRLQLAETLVGIVSQRLLRRSDGVGRALALEVMLNTPLIQEYIKDEAKTPLIKDALMEDNIRGMHTFDQHLAQLYQHNMITMDEALNAASSPHELKLMVTRSGHGY from the coding sequence GTGACCCTGGACGAGCTGCTGCAGGAGATGGTGGGCCGCCGGGCCTCGGACATTCACCTGCACGCTGGCAGCCCGCCGATGGGCCGGGTGGACGGCCACCTGGTGGCCTTTGGCGCGCAGGCGCTGATGCCTCCCGACACTGCCCTGCTGGCGCAGGCGCTGATGTCCGCCGAGCAGTGGGACGACTTTGCCTACCGCAACGAGCTGGACCTGGCCTACGGGGTGTCCGGGCTGGGCCGCTTCCGCTGCAACATCTTCCGGCAGCGCGGTTCGGTGGGCATTGTCATGCGGGTGGTGACCGACGCCGTTCCCGGCTTCGAGTCGCTGGGCCTGCCGGCCGGCGTCCTGCAGGGCCTGGCCGAGGCCCCGCGCGGCCTGATTCTGGTGACTGGCCCCACCGGCAGCGGCAAGTCCACCACCCTGGCCAGCCTGATCGACCACATCAACTGCACCTTTGCCTCCAACGTCATCACGGTGGAAGACCCCATCGAGATCCTGCACAGGAACAAGAAGAGCATCGTGGTGCAGCGCGAGATCGGCACCGATACCCGCGATTTCCGCACTGCCCTGAAATACGCCATGCGTCAGGACCCCGACGTGATTATGATCGGCGAGATGCGCGACAAGGAGACCGTCGAGGCCGCCCTGAGCGCGGCGCAGACGGGACACCTTGTCCTCAGCACCCTGCACACCCAGGACGCGGTGCGGTCTGTCAACCGCATCATCGACTTCTTCGCCCCCTACGAGCGTGCCCAGGTCCGGCTGCAACTGGCCGAAACGCTGGTGGGCATCGTCAGCCAGCGGCTTCTGCGGCGTTCGGACGGCGTGGGGCGTGCGCTGGCGCTGGAGGTGATGCTCAACACCCCCCTGATCCAGGAATACATCAAGGACGAGGCCAAGACCCCGCTGATCAAGGACGCCCTGATGGAAGACAACATTCGCGGCATGCATACCTTCGATCAGCATCTGGCACAGCTGTACCAGCACAACATGATCACCATGGATGAGGCCCTGAACGCCGCGAGCAGTCCTCATGAGCTGAAGCTGATGGTCACGCGCAGCGGCCACGGGTACTAG
- a CDS encoding ABC transporter ATP-binding protein, whose product MAEVILEHINKMYGSKQHAVKDFNLHIEDREFMVFVGPSGCGKSTTLRMIAGLEDISDGILKIGDRVVNDVPPKDRDIAMVFQNYALYPHMNVYENMAFGLKLRKTPKEEIERRVRDAAKILQIEHLLGRKPKELSGGQRQRVAMGRAIVREPAVFLMDEPLSNLDAKLRVEMRSQINQLHRRLGATIVYVTHDQVEAMTLGNRIVVMRDGLIMQVDTPMNLYDFPQNKFVAGFIGSPSMNLISGKVQNGQFMIGTDRVAAMGKLEQSLKAYEGKEVLMGIRPEHIGLIGLTETPVGTNVVRGKVVVVEPLGAQTDLIVEVAGQDVTVKVEGQALVQPGDDIELVIDQTRLHAFDTATELAIDRGTALGKRGQADTPALGYEYPGVAKKGAEAMLSKDRTVASD is encoded by the coding sequence ATGGCAGAAGTCATCCTGGAACATATCAACAAGATGTACGGCAGCAAGCAGCATGCGGTGAAGGATTTCAACCTTCACATCGAGGACCGCGAGTTCATGGTCTTCGTGGGGCCGTCCGGCTGCGGCAAGTCCACCACCCTGCGCATGATCGCGGGTCTGGAAGATATCAGCGACGGCATCCTGAAGATCGGAGACCGCGTGGTCAACGACGTGCCGCCCAAGGACCGCGACATCGCAATGGTGTTCCAGAACTACGCGCTGTACCCGCACATGAACGTCTACGAGAACATGGCCTTCGGCCTGAAACTGCGCAAGACCCCAAAAGAAGAGATCGAGCGCCGCGTGCGTGACGCCGCCAAGATCCTGCAGATCGAGCACCTGCTGGGCCGCAAGCCCAAGGAACTGTCCGGCGGTCAGCGTCAGCGCGTGGCGATGGGCCGCGCCATCGTGCGCGAACCCGCCGTGTTCCTGATGGACGAGCCTCTTTCCAACCTCGACGCCAAGCTGCGCGTCGAGATGCGCTCGCAGATCAACCAGCTGCATCGCCGGCTGGGCGCCACAATCGTTTACGTGACCCACGATCAGGTGGAGGCCATGACGCTGGGCAACCGCATCGTGGTGATGCGCGACGGCCTGATCATGCAGGTGGACACGCCCATGAACCTCTACGACTTCCCGCAGAACAAGTTCGTGGCGGGCTTTATCGGCAGCCCCAGCATGAACCTGATCAGCGGCAAGGTGCAGAACGGCCAGTTCATGATCGGCACGGACCGCGTGGCCGCGATGGGCAAGTTGGAGCAGAGCCTGAAAGCCTATGAGGGCAAGGAAGTCCTGATGGGCATCCGCCCCGAGCACATCGGGTTGATCGGGCTGACCGAGACGCCCGTGGGCACCAACGTGGTTCGCGGCAAGGTCGTGGTTGTCGAGCCGCTGGGCGCGCAGACTGACCTGATCGTTGAGGTTGCCGGTCAGGACGTGACCGTCAAGGTGGAAGGTCAGGCCCTGGTGCAGCCCGGCGACGATATCGAACTGGTGATTGACCAGACCCGTCTGCATGCCTTTGACACGGCCACCGAATTGGCTATCGACCGGGGCACGGCCCTCGGTAAGCGCGGTCAGGCCGACACCCCTGCCCTGGGCTACGAGTACCCCGGCGTGGCCAAGAAGGGCGCGGAAGCCATGTTGAGCAAGGACCGCACCGTCGCCAGCGACTGA
- a CDS encoding ABC transporter permease subunit → MWLEVWAQTMKDSRRSVLWWAVGITLYTVTLLAFFPLLKGNSALADLMQTLPQSLRALAGDNLGTPAGYVGGKLLSLMPVLLTIFAALQGSALIAGHEERGWLEFPLAQPLPRGALLLGRGAALLTMLLALGTVLFLSIWLAGQVFQAPLPAGRLLGAAALHTLGAWLFGALAFAVGAATGRSGLAAGVGAGLGIGLVVLQSVAAQVPLLGDVAWLNPWKYALSDLPLERGVSPTPLLVCLLLGAALVWIAAPVFGNRDVRG, encoded by the coding sequence ATGTGGCTTGAAGTGTGGGCACAGACGATGAAGGACTCGCGGCGCAGCGTCCTGTGGTGGGCGGTGGGTATCACGCTGTACACGGTGACTCTGCTGGCCTTCTTTCCGCTGCTCAAGGGCAACAGCGCCCTGGCTGACCTGATGCAGACCCTGCCCCAATCGCTGCGGGCGCTGGCAGGCGACAACCTGGGCACGCCCGCCGGGTACGTGGGCGGCAAGCTCCTGAGCCTGATGCCCGTCCTGCTCACCATCTTCGCCGCCCTGCAGGGCTCGGCGCTGATTGCGGGTCACGAGGAGCGCGGCTGGCTGGAGTTTCCCCTGGCACAGCCGTTGCCACGCGGCGCCCTGCTGCTGGGCCGTGGGGCCGCCCTGCTGACCATGCTGCTGGCGCTGGGCACCGTGCTGTTCCTGAGTATCTGGCTGGCCGGACAGGTGTTTCAGGCCCCGCTGCCCGCCGGAAGACTGCTGGGCGCGGCGGCGCTGCACACGCTGGGCGCCTGGCTGTTCGGGGCGCTGGCCTTCGCCGTCGGCGCGGCGACCGGCCGCTCCGGTCTGGCCGCCGGGGTGGGCGCGGGCCTGGGCATCGGGCTGGTGGTGCTACAGAGCGTGGCGGCGCAGGTGCCGCTCCTGGGCGATGTGGCGTGGCTCAACCCCTGGAAATACGCGCTGAGCGATTTGCCGCTGGAACGCGGGGTCAGCCCCACGCCCCTGCTGGTCTGCCTGCTGCTGGGGGCCGCACTGGTCTGGATTGCCGCGCCGGTGTTCGGCAACCGGGACGTGCGCGGCTGA
- a CDS encoding ABC transporter ATP-binding protein, with protein sequence MNAIETSGLSKLYAPGVGLAPLTLSVPAGEIFGFIGPNGAGKTTAIRTLMGFLRPTGGRGQILGHDVWQQRVAVHRRVGYLPGEVHLVRDHTARDLMTRSCRLRGGASNTYGLEVARRLQLRLDVRLGTLSKGNRQKVGLTLALMHRPELLMLDEPTNGLDPLAQETALDLLREASSEGRTVFLSSHVLSEIERIAGRVGIIRRGELIRVEGVRELKASLPQQVTLRFARPPSVDLAALPGMSGGVTDGLDFRGQWRGGPDALVRALAGQSLSSLSLTPSTLEDAFMDEYRSETPRMADIHVA encoded by the coding sequence ATGAACGCCATAGAAACCAGCGGCCTCAGCAAACTGTATGCCCCTGGCGTGGGCCTGGCCCCGCTGACGCTGAGTGTGCCCGCAGGCGAGATTTTCGGTTTCATCGGGCCGAACGGTGCGGGCAAGACCACTGCCATCCGGACGCTGATGGGTTTCCTGCGGCCCACCGGGGGCCGTGGGCAGATCCTGGGCCATGACGTGTGGCAGCAGCGGGTAGCGGTTCACCGGCGGGTGGGCTACCTGCCCGGCGAGGTCCACCTGGTCCGGGACCACACGGCCCGCGACCTGATGACCCGCAGTTGCCGACTGCGCGGCGGTGCCAGCAACACCTACGGGCTGGAGGTGGCCCGGCGGCTGCAGCTGCGGCTGGACGTCCGCCTGGGCACCCTGAGCAAGGGCAACCGCCAGAAGGTGGGCCTGACCCTGGCCCTGATGCACCGCCCCGAACTGCTGATGCTGGACGAACCCACCAACGGTCTGGACCCGCTGGCCCAGGAAACCGCGCTGGACCTGCTGCGCGAGGCCAGCAGCGAGGGCCGCACCGTGTTTCTGTCCAGCCACGTCCTGAGCGAGATCGAGCGTATTGCTGGGCGGGTGGGCATCATCCGGCGCGGCGAACTGATCCGGGTGGAGGGCGTGCGTGAACTCAAGGCCAGCCTGCCGCAACAGGTGACGCTGCGTTTTGCCCGCCCCCCCAGCGTCGACCTTGCCGCGCTACCCGGTATGAGCGGCGGCGTGACCGACGGGCTGGACTTCCGGGGGCAGTGGCGCGGCGGCCCCGACGCGCTGGTCCGGGCGCTGGCGGGTCAGTCGCTGTCCTCACTGAGCCTTACGCCGTCCACGCTGGAGGACGCCTTCATGGACGAGTACCGCAGCGAAACGCCGCGCATGGCGGACATTCATGTGGCTTGA
- the typA gene encoding translational GTPase TypA produces MEYRNIAIIAHVDHGKTTLVDALLRQTLKLGHGEEIAERAMDSNDLEKERGITILAKNTAVEYKGVKINIVDTPGHADFGGEVERVLGMVNGCLVLVDAAEGPMPQTRFVLRKAIELGLKPIVVINKIDRIDARPEEVVNMTFDLMADLGANDDQLDFPILYAIAREGKAFKDLNNPQEDMHELFEMVLEHIPAPPTDLEAPFQMLVTNLDYSEYLGRIVLGRVQRGTVKKGEFVQLMHKDGTMTKSRVIQPFTHMGLRRIEADQVSAGDIVALAGIEDAQIGETVADLADPEALPIITVDEPTVSMTFQPNTSPFAGKDGKYVTSRHLNDRLKREVMTNVSLKVEEVRPDEFIVSGRGELHLSILLETMRREGYEVQVGSPQVIIREIDGEKHEPVEHLVIDVPEQHASSVIGVLGGRKGQMVNMEPQGSRSRVEFKIPSRALFGFRNQFLSMTQGEGIMSHVFDGYAPWAGDIKIRQNGSLVSMEDGPAFAYSIWKLQDRGSFFIDAGAEVYVGMIVGENAREQDMNVNVCKNKKLTNVRSSGADDALTLTPPRRLSLEDALEYIGSDELVELTPHNIRLRKKVLNPSMRK; encoded by the coding sequence ATGGAATACCGGAACATCGCTATCATCGCGCACGTCGACCACGGCAAGACCACCCTGGTGGACGCCCTGCTCCGCCAGACCCTCAAGCTCGGCCACGGTGAGGAAATCGCCGAGCGGGCCATGGACAGCAACGACCTGGAAAAGGAACGTGGCATCACCATTCTCGCCAAGAACACGGCGGTGGAGTACAAGGGCGTCAAGATCAACATCGTCGACACCCCCGGCCACGCGGACTTCGGCGGGGAAGTGGAGCGCGTGCTGGGCATGGTGAACGGTTGCCTGGTGCTGGTGGACGCGGCAGAAGGCCCGATGCCCCAGACCCGCTTCGTGCTGCGCAAGGCGATTGAACTGGGCCTCAAGCCCATCGTGGTGATCAACAAGATCGACCGCATCGACGCGCGGCCCGAGGAAGTGGTCAACATGACCTTCGACCTGATGGCCGACCTGGGCGCGAACGACGATCAGCTGGATTTCCCGATCCTGTACGCGATTGCCCGTGAAGGCAAGGCGTTCAAGGACCTGAACAACCCGCAGGAGGACATGCACGAACTGTTCGAGATGGTTCTGGAGCATATTCCTGCGCCTCCCACCGACCTGGAGGCCCCCTTCCAGATGCTGGTGACCAACCTGGACTACTCCGAGTACCTGGGCCGCATCGTGCTGGGCCGGGTGCAGCGCGGCACGGTCAAGAAGGGCGAATTCGTGCAGCTGATGCACAAGGACGGCACGATGACCAAGTCGCGCGTCATTCAGCCGTTCACCCACATGGGCCTGCGCCGCATCGAGGCCGATCAGGTCAGTGCGGGTGACATCGTGGCGCTGGCCGGCATCGAGGACGCGCAGATCGGGGAAACCGTGGCCGATCTGGCCGATCCCGAGGCCTTGCCCATCATCACCGTGGACGAACCCACCGTGAGCATGACCTTCCAGCCCAACACCTCGCCTTTTGCGGGCAAGGACGGCAAATACGTCACCTCCCGCCACCTGAACGACCGCCTCAAGCGCGAAGTGATGACCAACGTGTCGCTGAAGGTCGAAGAGGTGCGCCCCGACGAGTTCATCGTGTCCGGACGCGGCGAGCTGCACCTGAGCATCCTGCTGGAAACCATGCGCCGCGAGGGCTATGAGGTGCAGGTGGGCAGCCCGCAGGTGATCATCCGCGAGATTGACGGCGAGAAGCACGAGCCGGTCGAGCACCTGGTCATCGACGTGCCGGAGCAGCACGCCAGCAGCGTGATCGGTGTGCTGGGCGGGCGCAAGGGCCAGATGGTCAACATGGAGCCGCAGGGCAGCCGCAGCCGCGTGGAGTTCAAGATTCCCTCGCGGGCGCTGTTCGGGTTCCGCAACCAGTTCCTGTCCATGACCCAGGGCGAGGGCATCATGAGCCACGTCTTTGACGGCTACGCGCCGTGGGCCGGGGACATCAAGATCCGCCAGAACGGCTCGCTGGTCAGCATGGAAGACGGCCCGGCCTTCGCGTACTCGATCTGGAAGCTGCAGGACCGTGGCTCGTTCTTCATCGACGCGGGCGCGGAAGTGTACGTGGGCATGATCGTGGGTGAAAACGCCCGCGAGCAGGACATGAACGTTAACGTCTGCAAGAACAAGAAGCTGACCAACGTGCGCTCCAGCGGTGCGGACGACGCCCTGACGCTGACCCCGCCCCGCCGCCTGAGCCTGGAAGATGCCCTGGAATACATCGGCAGTGACGAACTGGTGGAGCTGACGCCCCACAACATCCGCCTGCGCAAGAAGGTGCTGAACCCCAGCATGCGCAAGTAA